The Geotalea uraniireducens Rf4 genome window below encodes:
- a CDS encoding outer membrane protein assembly factor BamD, whose product MPFQKLSKHAINLFLLLLLAGCAGTVPVVKTADTYFKEGEEFYASHNYEDAIAQWKKVKETFSSPELSTLVDLKIADAHFDNQSYIEAAAAYEDFRKLHPNHEKAAYALYRLGLCNYNQISGIDTDQTPVKNAVNLFEAFLKQYPKSEYVAEVKDKLDVCIMKQIEYEIYVGRFYLRTEKYAAATKRLEEALLKYPKSEFHDETLFYLGKAYFLSGDKVKGRETFNLLAKQYASSKYIEEAKQVMEKYY is encoded by the coding sequence ATGCCTTTTCAGAAACTTAGCAAACATGCCATTAACCTTTTCCTGCTGCTTCTCCTCGCCGGCTGTGCCGGTACCGTTCCGGTCGTCAAGACAGCGGATACCTATTTCAAGGAAGGCGAGGAGTTCTACGCCTCCCATAACTACGAAGATGCCATTGCCCAGTGGAAAAAGGTAAAAGAGACATTTTCCTCCCCGGAGCTGAGCACCCTGGTGGATTTGAAAATTGCCGATGCCCATTTTGATAACCAGAGCTACATAGAAGCAGCCGCTGCCTATGAGGATTTCCGCAAGCTCCACCCGAACCACGAGAAGGCTGCCTATGCTTTGTACCGGTTAGGGCTTTGTAATTACAACCAGATATCAGGGATCGATACCGACCAGACACCCGTCAAGAACGCGGTCAACCTTTTCGAAGCATTTCTCAAACAGTATCCGAAATCCGAATATGTCGCAGAGGTGAAGGACAAACTCGATGTCTGCATTATGAAGCAGATTGAGTATGAGATATATGTGGGGCGATTTTACCTGCGTACTGAAAAGTATGCTGCAGCAACCAAGCGTCTGGAAGAGGCACTACTGAAATATCCCAAGTCTGAGTTCCATGATGAAACCCTCTTTTATCTTGGAAAGGCGTATTTTCTCTCCGGGGATAAGGTCAAGGGACGGGAGACGTTCAACCTTCTTGCCAAGCAGTACGCATCAAGTAAATATATTGAAGAGGCAAAGCAGGTCATGGAAAAGTATTATTGA